The Wolbachia endosymbiont of Ctenocephalides felis wCfeT genomic interval TTATAAGGAAGTGGTATATACGATTCAAAAAAGGCAATTACATTTACAGTATGCACAGTTTGCTATGGGTGTTGCATTGTCAGGTGCTTCGACTTGTATGGTTTCTAGTAGTTTTGTATGGCCAGCAACTATACTTTCTACACCTGAAGAAGCGCTTGCAGCTGCTTGTATTACAATATTAGTAGGCTTATTATTATTAGGAGGGGGGATATTCGTTACTTTTAATGCTTTTAGTAAGTTGGACGACATTAAAACTTCTCAACATAAAGAAACAGTAACTTGTGTTAGCTAGAACCAAAAGTTGATACCCTGAAAGCAGAGAACAATAAATTAAGAGCAAAAATAATTGAGCTATTGCTTTCACAAGGGCACTAAGGTCTTAATGGTCTTGTGCCCTTGTGAAAGCAATAGCTCATTTTGAGTGAGCTTGATTATTTACTTCTATAACCATGGCTCTGTATCTCAGTACTACTTAAATTACTGCTAGGAACTTCAATATCCCAGTCACGAGCTTTACCTGTCTTTCATGCTTGGATAAATTGCAAATGAGTATTATCCACTTTTTCCTTAGTAAATTCCTCTTTGGGCAGTGATTTTTCATGAGATGCTTCTTTTTTTCCTGTAAGCAATCTTGCAATTACATTCAACAAGGACAAATTACTATCCACATTTACTGCTACAGAATGCTGTAAAGATTTAGGTTGCTCCGTACTTATAGCTGGCAAACCTGCTACAGGATCTACTGCTGTATGTGCGATTGTATTTATCAATAATGATGGCTTACTTGCTCCACTTACGGCATTTGAAGCGTCAATACTGCGATGTCTACGACCACTATTTGCTTCCCGTTGATTCAATAGATCTGAAGGAGCTTTACCAGAATTGTCTTCATTAACGGCATTAACGATAGCTCCTCTTTCTACAAGGTACTCAATTATATTCTCTTCACCGCTTTCAGCAGCAGAGTGTAAAGGAGTTATTCCAGCCTTATCGGACAGCATTAATGTCTATTCCTTTGCAAGAAAGAAGTAATTCTACTATATCTTTTCGGCCTTTTTCAGCAGCCAAGTGTAGAGGAGTCTTACCACTTCTTTCCTCAGTTACATTAACATCAGCGCCTTTATTTATCAAAAAGCTTGCTACCTCCAATTGATCTACCTCAATTGCGTATAATAAAGGCGCGCTATGATATCTTCCTCCAACATTAATGTTAGCACCGCTATTCAAGAGAAGTTCTACCATATTTAAGTTTCCCTCTACAATTGCTGCATGCAAAGGCTTACCAAAACGTTCTACATCAGAATTAACATCAGCTCCTTTTTCTATAAGGTACTCTGCTATATCTAAGTCACCTTGGTAAGCAGCAGCATGTAAAAGTGTCTCGCCAATATGGTTCCTAGTATTAACATTTGCACCTTTCTCAATGTATTCTTTAACCTTTTCAAGATTAGGCTCTTCTACAGCATCAACTAGTTCTAAGTTGAGCTGTTCCGGAAATATCGTTGTGCTAGTAGTTTCTTGTAATTCTATAATTTGCTGCTCCGTTGTAACTTGTTCTTCTTCACTAGCTCCTTTTTCTATAAGGTACTCTCTAATGCCTGAATGAGGATACCAATTAGCTATATGCAAAAGTGGCTGTCCATACTGATTTCTAACATTAACATCAGCACCTTTCTCAACAAGCTCTTTTACTTTCTTAAGATCATTTTGTTCTACAGCATTAATGAGCGATAAGTCGAGTCCAGGATCTAGGTCATGAGATATTGTAGTACTAGCTTGAGTAGTAACTTTTTGATCATTCCACTTTCCACTTACCAGCTCATGTTCACTTAACCATAAATTAAAAATAAGTTCTCCTATATCAAATATACTCCGCTTTGAACGATTTTCACTAACTGTTGTACTGTTAAAATTTAAAGACTGTGATTGTTCACCAGTACTATTTTGTTGAGTTGTATTTTGCTTACTTAATCCCATTTTCACCCCCTTAAGTTGAGACAATTAAACTATTTATGCTTAAAATTAAATAACTTATATAAAATTTTAAGTACGCATATATTTTACATAAGCATTTTTAATGTCAACAGATTTTTATGTAAAATGTTTATAAATAAAAACTTATATGTCAGATGTGTAGTCCAAGAGTATAATGGTATGGATTAAGCATAAATAATTCAGCACCCTTACTTGGATGCAGTAGTTCTCAAGGAATTACCCTTCTAAACTCCAAATTGTTTTTTGTAATGTTGTCTATGTTGTTCGTACAGTCGTGCATCACACGCTGTAATGACAGCTTTTGGAGCAATAAGAAAAATGGGGCAGTTTGCCCCATTTATTATTAGAATCCGCCCATGCTGCCCATTGCACCTGCACCCATAGGAGATGTAGCGTCTTCTTTATTTGGCACATCAACTATCATGGATTCAGTGGTAATGAGAACACTTGCAACAGACATAGCTGTTTCAAAAGCAATACGAACTACTTTTGCTGGATCAATAACACCAGCGGTGAATGCATTAGCATAATCCATAGCTTCAACATTGTATATAAGCTCTCTGTCGTTTTGTTTAATTAGATGATTAATTATAACAGCAGGTTCAAGACCAGCATTTTTAACCAATCTCTTAATCGGAGCACTCAGAACTTTTTTGATAATATTTATCCCTATTTGTTCCTCGTCGTTTGCACCTTTTAACTTATCAAGAGCAGATGAAGCATAAAGAAGTGCAACTCCACCACCTGGAACTATTCCTTCTTCGATTGCAGCTCTTGTTGCATGCAATGCATCTTCAACTCTATCTCTACGCTCTTTAACTTCTACTTCAGTTGCTCCACCAACTTTGAGCACTGCAACACCACCTGATAATTTCGCTAAACGTTCTCTTAGCTTTTCTTTATCGTAGTCAGAAGTTGAAGCGTCAATTTGAGATTTGATTTGCTCAATTCTAGCTTTTACTGTGTCAGATTCACTATTTTCACTAACAATTGTAGTGTTATCTTTAGTGATTTTAACATTTTTAGCAGTACCAAGATCTTCAAGACTTAAATCTTCCATCTTGATTCCAAGTTCGTCTTTTATGACATATTTAGCACCAGTCAAAGTTGCTATGTCTTCAAGCATTTCTTTTCTTCTGTCGCCAAAACCTGGAGCTTTTACTGCAGCAACTTTTAAACCACCACGCAATTTATTGATAACCAAAGTACTTAGTGCTTCACCTTCAATATCCTCTGCGATAATAAGTAGAGGTCTACCAGATTTAACAATAGCTTCAAGAATAGGCAGTAAAGGTTGAATAATGTTAAGTTTTTTTTCTGTTATGAATAAATATGGATCGTCAAGTTCCACCAGCATTTTTTCATTGTTTGTAATAAAGTATGGAGAAAGATAACCACGATCAAACTGCATACCGGTAGTAAGTTCAACTTCTAATTCTTTAGAGCCCTTACTTTCCTCAACAGTGATCACTCCTTCTTTTCCAACTTTTTTGACGGAATCAGCAATGCTACTACCAATATCTTTGTCGCCATTTGCAGAAATGATTGCAACTTGTGCCACTTCATCCATTTTCTCCAAGGAAATTGTACGAGACATTGATGCAATTTCTTTTAATACCACCTCTTTTGCCTTTTGCATTCCGTTTTTGATACAAATACTATCATTTCCAGCAGCAATTGATTTCATAGCTTCCATTATCATGTTGCTAGTTAGTATTGAACACGTTGTTGTGCCATCACCAACTTTGTCATTGCATTGAGAAGCACTCTGAGCAATAAGATTTACTATGGCAGCCTCTGCTCGATCTTCAGGTTTTATACTTTTTGCTGCTTTATAACCATCTTTTGTACCTTCTGGTGAACCATAAGGCTTATCAATTATAACTATCCCTCCTCTGGGACCCGCAGTTGCTCCGACGGTAAATTCCACTATTTCTGCACCTTTACGAACAACGTTTCGCAGATGCTCGCCTGATATTACCACATTAGTAGTAGTCATTTTATCACCTCTTAATTAATAAAAAAATTTAAAAAACTATAATAAATAATGCGTATTGCTACGCCTTGTTTTAATTTAATCAAAATAAAAATTGCTACTCATTAATAACAGCAAGTATATCTGACTCTTTCATTACAATAAATTTCTGGTCATCATGCTTTATTTCTGTTCCGGCATATGTACGATAAAACACTTTATCACCAGCTTTTACAGTTAAAGATACACGTTCACCGCTTGAATTACGCGAACCTTCACCAGTTGCGATAATTTTACCTTTTACAGGTTTTGCCTCAGCGCTTGATGGTAACATAATCCCACCCTTATTTTCTTCGCTAATAGGCTCTATCAGTACGCTGTCATGCAGCACTTTTAAGTTTACATTTGACATTTACTTTTCCTCAATAAGTTAACTTATTAGTTATATATATACTTGGAAAGTATATTTCAAGGGCTATAATCTATAAATATGCGATTAGAAGCAAATTTTTAGAATTTTTATGAGTTATATACCATTACCAAATCGTGGTGTGATAGCACTATACGGACCAGATACGAAAAATTTTTTGCAGGGTATTATAACCAATGATATCAATAAATTAAATGATCAGAAAGCTATCTATTCTTTATTGCTCAACCCTCAAGGAAAATATTTATATGACTTTTTTCTTATTGAGTATGATAAATACATTTTTTTGGAGTGTGAAAAGGCACATTTGCAGCAATTGATTGAAAAATTAGACTTGCTTAAAACATACCTAAAAGTAAGAATCAAAGATGTCAGTTTGCTATATAAGATTGTGGTTCTACTTGACTCTAAATTAAATGAATGTAGCAGTGAGTCGCAAATCATTTTTCAAGATCCAAGACACTCTTCGTTAGGAATGAGAATAATACATAAAGATGAAATAAAAGAGCCAGTTATGGATTTTTGCGAATATGAAAAAATCAGAATTCAAAATCTCATTCCAGATGGCGCAAAAGATATGGTACAAAATTCGTCATTTCCACTGCAATATTTAATTGATCAGGTAAATGGTATAAGTTTCACTAAAGGGTGTTATATAGGTCAAGAAGTTGTGAATCGTATGAATCGTGTGAGAGTTCAAGAAGGAGCGCTGAGAAGAAGGCTTTATCTTATTAAAGGAGATGATGCACTTCCAAGTATTGGCACAAAAATAACAAATAATAATGATGAAGAAGTAGGGGAGTTACGTTCTAGTATAGATAATATAGGTCTTGCATTACTTAGCAGTGCTAAAGATCATATAGATTTGCGTGTTGGCGGAGTTAAAGTTATAGCCCTTCTTGTAGCAACTGAAGGAGAGCAAGACGAGAAAATTAAGAAGATATGAAACATATATCTGGAAGCGATTTAATAGACCAATTGCCTGCTATAAAGATGCATGGCACTGGTAACAATTTTGTGATTATAGATTCACGCTCACGTCTGTACGAACATTGCAATACGGTACCGACAGTGCGTGCTGTACGAACATTTACGCAAGAAGTGGTGTCATCCCAGTGCTTGACACTGGGATCCAGAAATCTTGATTATAATTACAGAGAGATTGCTAGTAAGAACAATTGCGATCAGGTCATAGTAATAACTAACTCCAGCATAGCAGACTGCTTTATGCATATTTACAATGCTGATGGCAGCAAAGCTGAAATGTGCGGAAATGCAGCGCGTTGTGTTGGATATCTGCTAATGTTAGAAAGTAATACCGAGCATGCCACCATTGAATTAATCAATAAACGCATCTTAGAATGCTTTAGAGTAGGTAATAAGTCCATAAAGGTCAATATGGGCAAACCGTTATTCAAATGGCATGAAATCCCTTTATCTACTAAATGCGATACCCTTCATTTACCTATTGAAGTTGAAGTATTAAAAGATCCAGTGGCTGTAAATATCGGTAATCCTCACATAATTTTTTTTGTTGATAATGTAGATGAGGTGCCACTGCAGAGTTTGGGACCAAAACTGGAAAATCATACGTTATTTCCTCAAAAAGTTAATGTTAGCGTTGCACAAATTGAAAAATCTGGAGAAATAAACTTAAGAACTTGGGAAAGAGGTACGGGCATCACTGCTTCATGCGGTAGTGCGGCTTGTGCGGCACTGGTTGCATCTATACTTCGTGGGTATATTACTGCTCAACAGGCTACAGTAAACTTAGCAGGAGGTAAGTTGTTAATTGAGTGGAAAAATGACATATATATGACTGGCGATATAGGGTTTTAAACAACCTTTTCTTTATTCATCACTTCTAATACTTTTTTACCAATCACTGCAGGCGTTTCTGCAATAGCAATACCAGCACTTTTCATAACCTCAAGTTTTGCACCAGCACTTCCACCACTTGAAGAGATAATTGCTCCGGCATGTCCCATACGCCTTCCAGGAGGTGCTGTTTGCCCAGCGACAAAACCAACAATTGGTTTTTTGGTTTTTTCTGTTTTTACAAAATGCGCTACATCCTCTTCTTCATTCCCACCTATTTCACCAATGACTACAATACCGTGAGTATCATCATCTTTTAAAAAGAGCTCCATGCAGTCAACAAATGTCATACCATGAACAGGATCTCCTCCAATTCCAATACACGTTGATTGGCCAAGACCAACTGCCGTTGTTTGTGCCACTGCTTCATAGGTTAAAGTTCCAGAACGAGACATAATTCCTACATGCCCACGCTTATGAATATGGCCTGGCATAATTCCTATTTTGCATTCTTGAGGTGTGATAATTCCAGGACAGTTAGGACCAATAAGCCGGCTTTTTGAATCCATAAGTGCACGCTTAACTTTTACCATATCAAGTATAGGAATACCCTCTGTAATACAGACTATTAACTCTATTCCAGCATCTATCGCTTCAAGTATAGCGTCTGCAGCGAATTTAGCAGGTACATATATTACTGTAGCATTTGCATCAGTTTTGTCTTTTGCTTCTGCTACAGTGTTAAAAATTGGCAGATTAAGGTGAGTGCTCCCACCTTTTCCAGGAGTTACACCACCAACCATTTTTGTTCCATAAGCGATAGCTTGCTCAGAATGAAACGTACCTTGTGCACCAGTGAAACCCTGGCATATTAATCTCGTATCTTTATTTACTAATACAGACATATTTTTTACTTAACCTCTTTTACTATTTTTTGTGCAGCCTCATCAAGCTCATCTGCAGCAATAATATTTAATCCCGATTCCTCTAAGATTTTTTTTCCTTCTTTGAAATTAGTACCTGATAACCTCACCACTAGAGGAACTTTAATGCTCATCTCTTTTGCAGCTTCAACAATGCCATTTGCAATGATATCGCAACGCATTATGCCGCCAAATATGTTTACCAAAATCCCTTTTACGTTGCTATCAGATAATATTATCTTAAATGCCTCAGTAACAGTTTCTTTGCTTGCTCCTCCACCAACATCCAAAAAGTTAGCCGGCTCAGCTCCATAGTACTTTATTATGTCCATTGTTGCCATAGCAAGACCTGCACCGTTTACCATACAACCAATGCTACCATCCATCTTTATATAGCTTAACCCAAACTTAGAAGCTTCTATTTCTTCTTTTACTTCTTCATCTAAATCACGCAATTCTAAGATATCTGGATGACGATATAGAGCATTGTCATCAAAGTTAATTTTGGCATCAAGTGCAATAAAATCTCCTGAGTTTGTTTCAACTAGAGGATTAATCTCTATTTGACTTGCATCAGTTGCAATAAATGCATCGTATATATTTTTTGCAACATTTGTTATCTTTTCTACTTGTTCTGAATTAAGGCTAAAACTTGATTCTAACTTATTCCTATCAAAGCTTGTGAAGCCAGCGGCAGGATCAATGTCTATTTTCACGATTTTATCAGGAGAGCTTTTTGCTACTTCTTCAATATCCATTCCACCTTCTGAAGAAAATATAAATGTTGGCCTGCTTAATTTTGGATCAACTACTATACTCAAATAGTATTCTTTTTTAATGCTTGAGCCCTCTTCGATATATACTCTTTTTACTTCTTGCCCGCTTGGCCCGGTCTGGTGAGTAACTAAAGTCATGCCGAGCATGCTCTTGATGAACTGTTTAGCTTCTTCAATTGTTTTTGCAAGTTTTACGCCACCTGCTTTACCTCTACCACCTGCATGAATTTGAGCTTTAACCACAAATATATCAGAATTTAATTGATCTATTTGTGACTCTATTCCTTTTGCAGATGTAGTAACAAAACCTTTTGGTACCGGAACGTTAAATTTATGCAAAACTTCCTTTGCTTGATATTCGTGAATATTCATAAAATAACCTAAAATTACCAACCGTAACGCTGTCTTCTACACTCTTGCTGATGCTTCTTTTTTCTTGCTTCAGCTTTCTTTTTAGCTCTCTTTTCTGATTTCTTTTCATGATATTGTTTTTTCATTTTCAATCCTCTCCCTTCCTTTTGAATTGTTTTCTTCAATGCTGGAAAGGCTCTATCTACATCACCATGATGAACTGATACTTCAATCAAATTCTGTACCTCCGTGTGGTTAAAAATCATTTATAAATTAGAAAGTTAACATTGTCAATTATTTTATAAATTTTAGCAAGAAAGCTTACAATAGTATTTGCTTTGTAGTTTTGCTAGCCTTGTCTGAAAAAGCCATATCCAGAGAGTTTTTAATTTTTTTCCGTATTTCTTGATCATTTGCATGGCTTATAGTTGTAGCTTTTTCAATTTTTTCTAATGCTTCCTTATATGAGTCCTCATATATATCAATATCTATCGACTGCAATATTATGAGAAATGAAAATAGGTTCGGGTCGGGTATTTTATTGTAGTTCAAAAAGCATAATAACATTTTCTTTACACAGTATTCTATCGCTTTTAATGATAGAGAAAAGATTTTTACATAAAATATAAAACTTTCCATGATCATATCTTTTGATTTCTTAGATAGTTTAATATTTTTAAACAGTTCTTTTGCGAATTTTTCTATTGGTTGTTTTGGCAGATGCAAAGAGAAATCAGTGAAAGACCTTAAGTCAAAATTTGAGCCAAGTATTGTATTAATGGCCTTAGGAACGTTGCTTTTATCCATGCTTATGGAAATAATGAACACAAGACCTTTTATGCCTAGCATGTATTTTATAGATTCTAGAAAATCAACAATAAATTTAGGACGGCATATATCTAAGTTATCGACCATTATATAAATGTTTTTGCCATTTCTAATTTTACCAATAACTTTTGCTAATTCTGTTTTAAAATCATTAATATTTTCTTCTCTTCTCTGCAGGTTATTCAATTCTCTGAGCACAGCACCTATATCTTTTTTATCGGCCTCTTTAGTGGCATCTAGCAATACAGAAAGCATAGCAAGTGGGGATTTGCTGATCAATTTTCCCAATGTATTTAAAGAAAACAACTCTTGGTTTATATTCTTGAACTGCTGTACAATACTCCCCTTTACTTCATATGATGCAAACAGATCTTCGAATAAAAAATTTAAAAAAGAAGGAAGTGGTTGGTCTAGCGCATTAATATCCCATGCACTGTAATAAGCTGCAATTTCACCTTGTTGTTTTAATTCTTTTACCCATTCTTTTAGAAAAAAGGTCTTACCCCATCCATCATATCCCTCTAGAGATATTATCGTAAAAGATTCTTCAACTGTTCTGATTATAGTGTTGAATTTGTTCGCGATTTGCTTATAGTTTAGAAGATCATTTTCCCAAGCTACTACTATTTGAGGTGGCTCATTTTTTCTACGTTTTACAATCGATATAAGTTTTTTAAAGCACATACCTCATCCTATTTTTCATACTCTTTTCTTGAAGTTAGTGCTGCTTTCAGCGTTCCTTCATCCAAATAATCAATTTCTCCACCCATTGGTATACCATAGGCAAGGTGTGATATTTTCACATTTAGATTCCTAAGTAACTCAATTATATACTGTGCAGTCACCTGACCCTCCAGCGTTGGATTGATGGCAATAATTATTTCTTCAGTTTTAGATTCTGTTACTCTTTTTAAAATGTTATCAAGATTGAGCTCTTTTGGACCTATGCCATTTATTGCAGACAATCTACCACCTAAAACATGGTACATGCCTAAATATATACTTCCCTTTTCAAGCGCCCATAAATCACCTATTTCTTCTACTATGCAAAGCATTTTGTAGTCGCGTTTTGGATTAGTGCAAATAGCACATGGGGATTTTACATCTAAGTTCCCACAAACTTCGCATTCGATTATACAATCTGCTAATTCTTTAATCATAGATGCAATCGGTAGCATAATTTTTTCTTTGTTTTGGAGTAAATATGTTACCAACCTGCGAGATAATGATGGTCCTAGACTTGGCAGTTTAGAGAAAGCATTAATCAAATTTTTGATATTAATGTTCATTAAGTAAATTCAGAACAGATTATTAAATGTAACATTAAACCCTCTATAAAGAAAGTGAGAAATCTGCTTTTATATGCTAATTTAAATATTAAAATTATTAAATCTTTAACTATTATATTTTATAATGGCTTCATGTTACATTTTCGAAGGATTGTTATTTATAATTTTCTGCTGCAGTAGCTGCAAGAACTGCAATAAGCTTCAGCTGGTGAAGTCTTTTGAGTGGTAAATATAATTTAGTATAAAGTTTTAGGAGATTAATATGTTAAAACATAGTGACAAAAATAGGTATTCTGATGAATTCTCTGACAGATATACTAATAAGAGAATAAGTAAGGAAGGTTTAAATACTAAAATTACTGGGAATATTACCGAACATCAAACCTCTACTGAAGAAGGTAAAACTGAGGATCATATCATCAATGATAAAAAAAGAAGTATCGCAGATATAAAGGACAAAATAGAAGAAAAAATAAAAGAACTGATAGGGGGAGGAGACAAGGGAGAGGGAGGAGATAAGAAAGGGGGAGGTGAAGGAGAAGGTGAGGGTGAAGAAGGTAAGAAGGAGGTAGGGGGAGGTGAAGAAGGAGAAGGAGGTAAGAAGGAGGTAGGAGAAGGTGAAGAAGGAGAAGGTGAAGAAGGTAAGAAGGAGGTAGGGGGAGGAGATAAGAAAGATCAGGCAAGCGAAATCGATAAGATGAGAAAAGAAGTTGAACAGGCAAAAGAAGCGCTTACGCAGTGTAAAATTTCAAAGGCAGAGGCGGAAGCTGAAGCTGCATGTATGAAAAAGATGCTTGAGCAATGTGAAAAAGGGGCTAAGGAAGGTGTAACACATCCTAGCATGAATCAAGAAGAGCTTGATAAAATTAAAGAAGATATTGATGCGGTTAAAAAAGACCTTAGAGGAGTAAAAGATAGTCTTGATGGAGTTATAAAAGATCAAGAGCCTGGACCGGCTTTGTTGCATCGCTCTTTGGATAGGAGGCAATGCATAATAAATTCATAAAGCTATCTCAAATTTAGCCATGCCTATTTCAGTAAATTTGTTCAGCAAATAACACTTGAGTAGCATTTCTTTCTCACGGTTAATCTCAGATTTGTTCCTAAAACTAAACCCAAATGTTTGCTTCAGTCGCGAGAAAAAACTTTCTATATAAGATCTCTTCCCATAATTTATCTCTTTTTTCCACTTCTTCATACCATCTTCACCATATGACTTTATGAACTTGATTGTAGAATTTCTCTCAGCCATATAATCCAGCTTTGGATGCTCCACTGCATTGTTTTGCAGAGGAATTTTTGTCTTTATGCCAAGCTCATTGCACAATTTGTATAACTTCTTTCGATTATATGCTCTGTCTGCATATAGTGTGCTTATATTGTATTTAGCATTAGCCCTTGCAATAAGATCACAGGCTCCATAGTGGTCAGAATAAACTCCACTACTGTATTTTGCAGCTATGACTTTTTTGCTACCTATCTCCAGCATTACATGCAATTTTCTTGTTTGCTTATAGCCACGGTACTTTCTATCTGTACCGTTTGCCTTACTATGGCCTGGAATATTATTGTAGATGCTTATTCCAGTGCTATCTATGGCGATCTCAATATTTTCCATACTGTTTTTATCATGTCTTCGATCATTAATTTTTAAGTTAAGCTTTTTGAATCTTCTGGAAGCCTGGGAATAGCTGATAACTTGCAAATTTTTTCCTATTTGCTCAAGGTATCCCGCTATAAACCCCACCGTTTGTCTTAGGCCTATTCTAAACAAATAAGTTATTATGTGAATTAGAATTACGACTTTATCACTATAAATATTGTTGCCACCGGCCATTTTGGGACTTTTTTTGTACCAATTTTCTATGGCATCGTTGACGTAATAAAAAATATTTCCTCTTTCTTGGAGAAATTTGTTATATTCGTAGCAGTTACTGACTTTCATTTTGACTGGCATATTTTTCCTTTGTCGGTTAAATGCCTGTTTATAATGAATTTTGTCAGTAACTCCCAGTTCTTTTTACTTTAGCTATGCAACAAAGCCGCCTGGACCTGACAAAAATGATCCTGATGAGGTTATAAAAGGTCAAGAGCCTGGGCCTGACAAGAATGATCCTGATGAGGTTATAAAAGATCAAAAGCCTGATCTGGAAAAAGAACAAGGTGATAGTGATACATGTGCCAGTGAAAAAAACAAATCAGCAGGTATTATTATAGCTGAAAAAATTACCGAGGATCATACTTCACATTCAAGATGTGGAAAGTACTCTAAAAAATATGACGAGAAAGAGCAAGTCGGTTATGATGGTTTTCATTCGGCGGATATAGCGGAAATACTTTTTTTTGAAATATATAATAATCCTAAAATTATGAACCTTATAGAAGAAGACAAGTACTATCCTACAAATGCTGTGTTTGCTTTTACAGGTCATATTGAAAGTTCAATTGATAGTTGCATAACTTGTAGAGAGTGCGAATTGACAGAAGAGCCTATCTGTCAAAGCGATAGAACTGTTAAGAGCGTTTGCTTTGTTGGTAGTGGCACTCCAGGGAAGTTTTTTACTAAATCATGCCCTAACTTAGTTAACAAGTCTGATAGTAAGGAGGAAATAACAGTAAGACAAGTTGCACCATTAATACTTATTAAAAATATTAGTTATGAAGATAGAAGTGAATATGATCAAATGTTAGATAAGGAGGGTAATACCACTGGAGCGCATTATACTGACCTACTTGCCTATATAGAGAATGATGGTAACATAACAAGCGATTGTGCGGATGATAATAGATGTCTAGAGTTTGTTGAAATCA includes:
- a CDS encoding ankyrin repeat domain-containing protein → MLSDKAGITPLHSAAESGEENIIEYLVERGAIVNAVNEDNSGKAPSDLLNQREANSGRRHRSIDASNAVSGASKPSLLINTIAHTAVDPVAGLPAISTEQPKSLQHSVAVNVDSNLSLLNVIARLLTGKKEASHEKSLPKEEFTKEKVDNTHLQFIQA
- a CDS encoding ankyrin repeat domain-containing protein, which codes for MGLSKQNTTQQNSTGEQSQSLNFNSTTVSENRSKRSIFDIGELIFNLWLSEHELVSGKWNDQKVTTQASTTISHDLDPGLDLSLINAVEQNDLKKVKELVEKGADVNVRNQYGQPLLHIANWYPHSGIREYLIEKGASEEEQVTTEQQIIELQETTSTTIFPEQLNLELVDAVEEPNLEKVKEYIEKGANVNTRNHIGETLLHAAAYQGDLDIAEYLIEKGADVNSDVERFGKPLHAAIVEGNLNMVELLLNSGANINVGGRYHSAPLLYAIEVDQLEVASFLINKGADVNVTEERSGKTPLHLAAEKGRKDIVELLLSCKGIDINAVR
- the groL gene encoding chaperonin GroEL (60 kDa chaperone family; promotes refolding of misfolded polypeptides especially under stressful conditions; forms two stacked rings of heptamers to form a barrel-shaped 14mer; ends can be capped by GroES; misfolded proteins enter the barrel where they are refolded when GroES binds); this encodes MTTTNVVISGEHLRNVVRKGAEIVEFTVGATAGPRGGIVIIDKPYGSPEGTKDGYKAAKSIKPEDRAEAAIVNLIAQSASQCNDKVGDGTTTCSILTSNMIMEAMKSIAAGNDSICIKNGMQKAKEVVLKEIASMSRTISLEKMDEVAQVAIISANGDKDIGSSIADSVKKVGKEGVITVEESKGSKELEVELTTGMQFDRGYLSPYFITNNEKMLVELDDPYLFITEKKLNIIQPLLPILEAIVKSGRPLLIIAEDIEGEALSTLVINKLRGGLKVAAVKAPGFGDRRKEMLEDIATLTGAKYVIKDELGIKMEDLSLEDLGTAKNVKITKDNTTIVSENSESDTVKARIEQIKSQIDASTSDYDKEKLRERLAKLSGGVAVLKVGGATEVEVKERRDRVEDALHATRAAIEEGIVPGGGVALLYASSALDKLKGANDEEQIGINIIKKVLSAPIKRLVKNAGLEPAVIINHLIKQNDRELIYNVEAMDYANAFTAGVIDPAKVVRIAFETAMSVASVLITTESMIVDVPNKEDATSPMGAGAMGSMGGF
- a CDS encoding co-chaperone GroES codes for the protein MSNVNLKVLHDSVLIEPISEENKGGIMLPSSAEAKPVKGKIIATGEGSRNSSGERVSLTVKAGDKVFYRTYAGTEIKHDDQKFIVMKESDILAVINE
- a CDS encoding YgfZ/GcvT domain-containing protein, with protein sequence MSYIPLPNRGVIALYGPDTKNFLQGIITNDINKLNDQKAIYSLLLNPQGKYLYDFFLIEYDKYIFLECEKAHLQQLIEKLDLLKTYLKVRIKDVSLLYKIVVLLDSKLNECSSESQIIFQDPRHSSLGMRIIHKDEIKEPVMDFCEYEKIRIQNLIPDGAKDMVQNSSFPLQYLIDQVNGISFTKGCYIGQEVVNRMNRVRVQEGALRRRLYLIKGDDALPSIGTKITNNNDEEVGELRSSIDNIGLALLSSAKDHIDLRVGGVKVIALLVATEGEQDEKIKKI
- the dapF gene encoding diaminopimelate epimerase, which translates into the protein MKHISGSDLIDQLPAIKMHGTGNNFVIIDSRSRLYEHCNTVPTVRAVRTFTQEVVSSQCLTLGSRNLDYNYREIASKNNCDQVIVITNSSIADCFMHIYNADGSKAEMCGNAARCVGYLLMLESNTEHATIELINKRILECFRVGNKSIKVNMGKPLFKWHEIPLSTKCDTLHLPIEVEVLKDPVAVNIGNPHIIFFVDNVDEVPLQSLGPKLENHTLFPQKVNVSVAQIEKSGEINLRTWERGTGITASCGSAACAALVASILRGYITAQQATVNLAGGKLLIEWKNDIYMTGDIGF
- the sucD gene encoding succinate--CoA ligase subunit alpha, whose protein sequence is MSVLVNKDTRLICQGFTGAQGTFHSEQAIAYGTKMVGGVTPGKGGSTHLNLPIFNTVAEAKDKTDANATVIYVPAKFAADAILEAIDAGIELIVCITEGIPILDMVKVKRALMDSKSRLIGPNCPGIITPQECKIGIMPGHIHKRGHVGIMSRSGTLTYEAVAQTTAVGLGQSTCIGIGGDPVHGMTFVDCMELFLKDDDTHGIVVIGEIGGNEEEDVAHFVKTEKTKKPIVGFVAGQTAPPGRRMGHAGAIISSSGGSAGAKLEVMKSAGIAIAETPAVIGKKVLEVMNKEKVV